A window of Bacteroidota bacterium contains these coding sequences:
- a CDS encoding lamin tail domain-containing protein produces MKMIRITTCFMMLPALSFCQLNDGFDDGDFLNQPAWTGNTAKFRVNEDYRLQLNDSDAGTAFLVTAVAGSGELEWRFNANLKFSPSGNNNARIYLFSSQPDLTGNTEAFFIQLGEAGSDDALELFFQDGQEIQSICRGIPGNLASSFNISVKILYDNGLWEILSDPLGGQYYQEETCGQAILNIENGYLGVLCTYTKSNCTKFYFDNFYMGPVCQDTIPPHVENLSIIDSLSLNLTFSENLDISFATLPQHYILQPASLHPDTAICLPENPSSLLLLFQDAFPNKQTCYLSLQGLADLSGNIMPDTAIPFTWFLPVYGDVVISEIMADPSPPVGLPDAEYVELYNASGYPVDMNGWSLTYGETKRDISGLIALPPQGYLILTAESMLSMLEPFGLIASLESLSLPNNGTSLSLASRNNTIIHEMYYDPLWHTSSDKKEGGYSLEMVNTFNPCLLEDNYITSTSPYGGSPGTENPVNNPFQPEINMENLCVLSDSEIMLTFSQGMDAGIMGWADHFRIFPGGMVPCKITGNGNYNKQFLLELTGKLQSGLIYELETEAGLLNCNGTVQTSLIRKKLGLPVDPFANSIVINEILFDPLDGCGEYIELYNASSETLELSECGLYTVKERWPDPPDTTGGILTDCCLQLLPGEYVVFTGCPEKVRECYYVPGMSRILCNPNFPSLNNESGRILLTGPDNLCLDAVDYSVDMHYPLLVFTDGISLERINPAFPSSDPENWHSAAQDFGFGTPGRLNSQYAEVTESTDILNVTPKVIYPGSGSGENSVCTIAYQLEQTGCTGNLLIFDDMGYPLRRLAEQVLLGASGTFIWDGLDERNTPCRKGIYIIYFQVTGMDGKVSKCKETVVVAGY; encoded by the coding sequence ATGAAAATGATCAGAATTACAACATGTTTTATGATGCTTCCGGCATTAAGTTTCTGCCAGTTAAACGATGGCTTCGATGATGGCGATTTCCTGAATCAGCCGGCATGGACTGGTAATACTGCAAAATTCAGGGTTAATGAGGATTACCGGCTGCAACTGAACGACAGCGATGCGGGTACTGCCTTCCTGGTAACTGCTGTTGCAGGAAGCGGGGAGCTGGAATGGCGCTTCAATGCCAACCTGAAGTTCAGCCCTTCCGGGAATAATAATGCCCGCATTTACCTGTTCTCTTCTCAACCCGACCTCACCGGAAACACGGAGGCTTTCTTTATCCAGCTTGGAGAAGCCGGCTCCGATGATGCCCTGGAGCTTTTCTTCCAGGATGGCCAGGAAATTCAAAGCATTTGCCGTGGGATTCCCGGTAACCTCGCCTCATCATTTAATATTTCTGTTAAGATATTGTACGATAATGGATTATGGGAAATACTGTCCGATCCCCTGGGTGGACAATATTACCAGGAAGAAACCTGTGGCCAGGCCATCCTGAATATTGAAAACGGCTATCTGGGGGTACTTTGCACCTATACCAAAAGCAACTGCACCAAATTCTATTTCGACAATTTCTACATGGGCCCGGTTTGTCAGGATACTATACCTCCTCATGTAGAAAATCTTTCTATCATTGACTCACTAAGCCTCAATCTTACATTCAGCGAAAACCTGGACATTTCCTTCGCCACCCTCCCTCAACACTACATCCTGCAACCTGCTTCCCTGCATCCTGATACTGCCATATGCTTGCCTGAAAACCCATCTTCCTTGCTATTGCTTTTCCAGGATGCCTTCCCGAATAAACAAACCTGTTACCTCTCGCTCCAGGGGCTTGCAGACCTTTCAGGAAACATAATGCCCGACACAGCCATCCCATTTACCTGGTTTTTACCCGTTTACGGGGATGTGGTGATCAGCGAGATCATGGCAGATCCTTCCCCACCGGTCGGCCTGCCGGATGCAGAATATGTTGAACTTTACAATGCTTCAGGATATCCGGTGGATATGAACGGATGGTCGTTGACTTATGGCGAAACGAAAAGAGACATTTCCGGATTGATTGCTCTGCCCCCGCAAGGCTATCTCATCCTGACAGCAGAATCCATGCTTTCCATGCTGGAACCCTTTGGCCTTATAGCAAGCCTCGAAAGCCTGAGCCTGCCTAACAACGGGACTTCTCTTTCTCTGGCCAGCCGCAATAATACAATCATCCACGAAATGTACTACGATCCCCTTTGGCACACCTCTTCCGATAAAAAGGAAGGTGGATATTCCCTCGAAATGGTTAATACTTTCAATCCCTGCCTCCTGGAAGACAACTATATAACCAGTACTTCGCCTTATGGCGGATCGCCGGGCACAGAGAACCCCGTAAACAACCCATTCCAACCGGAAATCAACATGGAAAACCTTTGTGTGCTTTCCGATTCGGAAATTATGCTGACTTTCAGCCAGGGAATGGATGCCGGCATCATGGGATGGGCTGACCATTTCAGGATATTTCCGGGAGGAATGGTCCCTTGTAAGATCACCGGAAACGGTAATTACAACAAGCAATTCCTGCTGGAGTTAACAGGAAAGCTTCAAAGCGGGTTGATTTACGAACTGGAAACAGAAGCGGGGTTGTTGAATTGCAATGGGACTGTGCAAACATCCCTGATCAGAAAAAAGTTAGGCCTTCCTGTCGATCCTTTCGCTAACAGCATTGTGATCAATGAGATCCTTTTCGATCCCCTGGATGGCTGTGGGGAATATATTGAATTGTACAACGCATCTTCAGAAACACTGGAGCTGAGTGAATGTGGCTTATACACCGTAAAAGAACGATGGCCGGATCCTCCCGATACCACCGGCGGAATTCTGACGGATTGCTGTTTACAGCTTCTTCCTGGTGAATATGTTGTATTTACCGGTTGCCCTGAGAAAGTGAGAGAATGCTATTATGTACCCGGCATGTCAAGGATCCTGTGCAACCCCAATTTCCCTTCACTGAACAACGAATCGGGCCGTATCCTGCTTACCGGACCAGATAATTTATGCCTCGACGCAGTGGATTACTCCGTGGATATGCATTATCCTTTGCTTGTGTTCACCGACGGTATCTCCCTGGAACGTATTAACCCTGCTTTTCCCTCCTCAGATCCTGAAAACTGGCACAGTGCAGCGCAGGACTTTGGCTTTGGCACTCCCGGAAGATTAAATTCCCAGTATGCAGAAGTGACGGAATCAACAGATATATTAAACGTAACTCCCAAAGTCATTTACCCCGGCAGCGGCAGCGGGGAAAACAGCGTGTGTACCATCGCTTATCAACTTGAACAGACCGGCTGTACAGGCAATCTGTTAATTTTCGACGATATGGGATATCCCCTCAGAAGACTGGCAGAACAGGTATTGCTCGGTGCTTCCGGGACCTTCATCTGGGATGGCCTCGATGAACGCAATACACCTTGCCGGAAAGGTATTTATATAATTTATTTCCAGGTAACAGGAATGGACGGAAAAGTGAGTAAATGCAAAGAAACCGTTGTAGTGGCCGGATATTGA
- a CDS encoding aspartate-semialdehyde dehydrogenase — protein sequence MKIAVIGVTGQVGRTILEVLQESRLFFETELVPVASSRSYGEKVVFSGEEYKVISMGEALEANPDIAIFSAGAE from the coding sequence ATGAAAATCGCGGTAATTGGTGTTACCGGCCAGGTTGGCCGTACTATACTGGAGGTTCTTCAGGAAAGCCGGCTTTTTTTTGAGACTGAGCTGGTACCGGTAGCTTCGAGCAGGTCATATGGGGAGAAGGTTGTGTTTTCGGGTGAAGAATACAAGGTGATCAGTATGGGGGAAGCATTGGAAGCCAATCCTGATATAGCCATTTTCTCTGCCGGTGCGGAGG
- a CDS encoding exosortase/archaeosortase family protein: MMGYTEKLDALLDRYKLKPLKGVMIFMLITVIIHVAWRLWAYRLHYFPIQDFMNAAGNFMADIVFRQGSWFVQHVLGIEITTANNTMYFSNNGYIAINTGCSGLKPMVQFVLLMMLYPGPWMKKLWFIPMGIVVVHLTNLFRVTGLSVVIMEWPNYWHFSHDYLFRPFFYVVIFAMWLWWEEKLRR; encoded by the coding sequence ATGATGGGTTATACAGAAAAACTCGACGCTCTGCTCGATCGCTATAAGCTGAAACCGCTCAAGGGTGTGATGATTTTCATGCTGATCACGGTGATCATCCATGTTGCCTGGCGCTTATGGGCTTATCGGCTGCATTATTTCCCTATACAGGATTTTATGAATGCAGCCGGGAATTTTATGGCAGACATAGTATTCCGGCAGGGCTCCTGGTTTGTTCAGCATGTTCTTGGGATTGAGATCACTACGGCAAACAACACCATGTACTTCAGTAATAACGGGTATATAGCAATTAACACAGGTTGTTCGGGACTAAAACCCATGGTGCAGTTCGTGCTGCTGATGATGCTTTATCCTGGTCCGTGGATGAAAAAGCTATGGTTTATCCCAATGGGAATTGTGGTAGTCCATTTAACCAATCTTTTCCGGGTCACCGGGCTTTCGGTCGTTATCATGGAATGGCCGAATTACTGGCATTTCAGTCATGATTATCTATTCCGGCCTTTCTTTTATGTGGTGATCTTTGCCATGTGGTTGTGGTGGGAAGAGAAGCTGCGGCGCTGA